The following proteins come from a genomic window of Winogradskyella sp. PC-19:
- a CDS encoding acyl-CoA thioesterase: MYKKQFEIRWSDVDANGHLANSAYTNFMSHARMSFFAEQGFSMAEIMKHGIGPVVFYEHMFYFKESFIGAPITVTIEVSGLSEDGMFFMFEHNFYNHKGVNLAHCEMQGGWIDLKTRKLCALPQALKKLADKFPKSESFKTLTKEDTRKHGVKPKNMSI; this comes from the coding sequence ATGTACAAAAAACAATTTGAAATTCGATGGAGTGATGTGGACGCAAATGGACATTTAGCCAACTCAGCGTATACAAATTTTATGAGTCATGCACGTATGTCTTTTTTTGCAGAGCAAGGGTTTTCTATGGCAGAAATTATGAAACATGGGATTGGTCCAGTTGTTTTTTATGAGCATATGTTTTACTTCAAAGAGTCTTTTATTGGCGCACCAATCACAGTTACTATTGAAGTTTCTGGATTAAGTGAAGATGGTATGTTTTTTATGTTTGAACATAATTTTTATAACCATAAAGGTGTAAATCTTGCGCATTGCGAAATGCAAGGCGGTTGGATAGACCTTAAAACTCGAAAACTTTGTGCACTACCTCAAGCTTTAAAAAAGTTAGCAGATAAATTCCCAAAGTCTGAAAGTTTTAAAACACTAACAAAAGAAGACACGCGTAAACATGGTGTAAAGCCTAAGAACATGAGTATTTAA
- a CDS encoding YraN family protein: protein MAQHNELGKKGEQLAVDFLLKDDYEIVERNYRFEKAEVDIIAQKKDILAIVEVKTRSTTDFGNPQDFVKPKQIKNLVKAVDEYVTVNDLDVEVRFDIIAIVKEKGKFKIEHLENAFYHF from the coding sequence ATGGCACAACATAACGAACTCGGAAAAAAGGGAGAACAACTTGCTGTAGATTTTCTTTTAAAGGATGATTACGAAATAGTTGAACGCAATTACCGTTTTGAAAAAGCTGAAGTTGATATCATTGCTCAGAAAAAAGATATTCTGGCTATTGTAGAAGTAAAAACTCGCTCCACAACAGATTTTGGAAACCCTCAAGATTTTGTAAAACCAAAACAGATTAAAAATTTAGTTAAAGCTGTCGATGAATATGTTACAGTGAATGATTTAGACGTTGAGGTACGTTTTGATATTATAGCAATTGTAAAAGAAAAAGGCAAATTTAAAATTGAGCATTTAGAAAACGCGTTTTATCATTTCTGA
- a CDS encoding YicC/YloC family endoribonuclease: MIQSMTGYGKSVLQLPTKKITIELKSLNSKNLDLNARMPSMYRAKELDIRKLIAKHLVRGKVDFSLYVEVTGDDSSTKINTTVVKEYIKQLKDVINTGEETEYLKMAVRLPDAITTERDEIDEDEWSAIETEINNAIERIKTYRKDEGETLKQDFESRIATLRDLLNQVIKMDPDRIDGVRTRLEKGIADIKEKVDENRFEQELVYYIEKFDITEEKVRLDNHLDYFISSLNSEDSNGKKLGFISQEIGREINTIGSKSNYAPMQKLVVQMKDELEKIKEQMLNAL; the protein is encoded by the coding sequence ATGATACAATCTATGACTGGTTATGGGAAATCTGTCCTTCAGCTTCCAACCAAAAAAATTACAATAGAGTTAAAATCACTTAACAGTAAAAACCTAGACCTAAACGCACGTATGCCTTCAATGTATCGTGCCAAAGAGTTAGATATTCGTAAGCTTATTGCCAAACACTTAGTAAGAGGAAAAGTCGATTTTTCGCTTTATGTAGAGGTTACAGGTGATGATAGTAGCACAAAAATTAATACAACTGTTGTTAAAGAATACATCAAACAACTAAAAGATGTTATTAATACAGGCGAAGAAACTGAATATTTAAAAATGGCAGTACGTTTGCCAGATGCAATTACAACAGAGCGTGACGAAATTGATGAAGATGAATGGTCAGCTATAGAAACTGAAATAAATAATGCCATTGAGCGTATTAAAACCTATCGTAAAGACGAAGGTGAAACTTTAAAGCAAGATTTTGAATCTAGGATTGCAACATTACGAGATTTACTAAATCAGGTTATAAAAATGGACCCAGACCGTATTGATGGTGTGCGTACAAGGCTTGAAAAAGGCATAGCAGATATCAAAGAAAAAGTGGACGAAAACCGTTTTGAACAAGAGCTTGTTTACTATATCGAAAAATTTGATATTACTGAAGAAAAGGTAAGACTAGACAATCATTTAGACTACTTTATTTCATCTTTAAATTCTGAAGATTCTAACGGCAAAAAGTTAGGCTTTATATCACAAGAAATAGGAAGAGAAATTAATACTATTGGGTCTAAATCTAATTATGCGCCAATGCAAAAGTTAGTCGTACAAATGAAAGACGAACTTGAGAAGATTAAAGAACAAATGCTAAACGCGTTATAA
- the nadD gene encoding nicotinate (nicotinamide) nucleotide adenylyltransferase, which yields MKIGLYFGTFNPIHIGHLTIANHMAEHSDLDQIWFVVTPLSPFKKKSSLLDNYQRLEIVHLATKDYDKLRPSDIEFGLKQPNYTIDTLTYLQEKFPKNNFSLIMGEDNLKGFHKWKNYELILENHDIYVYPRISEGSIETRFDGHPKIHHVNAPIMEISSTFIRKQIKAGKNIRPLLPEHVWAYVDEMNFFR from the coding sequence ATGAAAATAGGCTTATACTTCGGAACGTTTAATCCAATACATATTGGGCATTTGACCATAGCCAATCACATGGCCGAGCATAGTGATTTGGACCAGATTTGGTTTGTAGTCACACCTTTAAGTCCTTTTAAAAAGAAAAGCTCATTATTAGACAATTACCAACGTTTAGAAATAGTACATCTAGCCACTAAAGATTATGACAAGTTAAGACCTAGCGATATCGAGTTTGGCCTTAAACAGCCCAATTATACAATAGATACACTTACCTATTTACAAGAAAAGTTTCCAAAAAACAACTTTTCTTTAATTATGGGCGAGGACAACTTAAAGGGTTTTCACAAGTGGAAAAACTACGAGCTTATTTTAGAAAATCACGACATCTATGTGTATCCAAGAATTTCTGAAGGCAGCATTGAAACTCGATTTGATGGACACCCAAAAATTCACCATGTTAATGCACCGATAATGGAAATTTCTTCGACATTCATCCGCAAACAAATTAAAGCAGGTAAAAATATAAGACCATTATTACCAGAACATGTTTGGGCTTATGTAGATGAGATGAATTTTTTCAGATAA
- the gmk gene encoding guanylate kinase translates to MAENNTRQQGKLIVFSAPSGSGKTTIVRHLLKQEELNLEFSISATSREKRGKEVHGKDYYYLSLTEFKNKIKADEFLEWEEVYRDNFYGTLKSEIERIWAKGKHVIFDIDVSGGLRIKRKFPEKTLAIFVKPPDLNELVRRLKDRGEESEEKISMRVSKAPAELATAPLFDEIVVNKDLEQALDDAYKLVSEFIKD, encoded by the coding sequence GTGGCAGAAAATAACACAAGACAACAAGGCAAACTAATTGTGTTTTCTGCGCCATCAGGTTCAGGAAAAACTACAATTGTACGTCATTTACTAAAACAAGAAGAGCTTAATTTAGAATTTTCTATCTCTGCAACTTCTCGCGAAAAACGAGGTAAAGAAGTACATGGTAAAGATTACTACTATCTGTCACTTACAGAATTTAAAAATAAAATTAAAGCTGACGAATTTTTGGAGTGGGAAGAAGTATATAGAGATAACTTTTACGGTACTTTAAAAAGTGAAATCGAACGTATTTGGGCAAAGGGTAAGCATGTTATTTTTGATATTGATGTATCTGGAGGATTACGTATAAAACGTAAATTCCCTGAAAAAACATTAGCAATTTTTGTAAAGCCACCAGACCTAAACGAGCTCGTAAGACGCTTAAAAGACCGTGGCGAAGAAAGTGAAGAAAAAATAAGCATGCGAGTATCTAAAGCACCTGCGGAATTAGCAACAGCACCTCTTTTTGATGAGATTGTTGTTAATAAAGATTTAGAGCAAGCTTTAGATGATGCTTATAAATTGGTTTCAGAATTTATAAAAGATTAA